One Paraburkholderia caffeinilytica DNA segment encodes these proteins:
- a CDS encoding GPW/gp25 family protein, with protein MGASTALVGMDRQTGKPITGLAHLKQSVGDILSTRKGTRRERPEYGSDIPRMVDLPLSRGWISSAQAEAARAIERWEPRLKLSRVSVVSVIDGKVTFRIQGVYEGDDVVFEVAT; from the coding sequence ATGGGCGCGAGTACGGCGCTGGTCGGCATGGACCGACAGACAGGCAAACCCATCACCGGCCTCGCGCATCTGAAGCAGAGCGTCGGCGACATTCTCTCGACGCGCAAGGGCACCCGGCGCGAGCGGCCGGAATACGGCTCCGACATTCCCCGCATGGTCGACCTGCCGCTTTCCCGCGGCTGGATTTCATCCGCGCAGGCGGAGGCGGCCCGTGCGATCGAACGTTGGGAGCCGCGTCTGAAGTTATCGCGCGTGAGTGTTGTGTCCGTGATCGACGGCAAGGTGACGTTCCGTATTCAGGGCGTCTACGAGGGCGATGACGTCGTTTTTGAGGTGGCAACGTGA
- a CDS encoding baseplate assembly protein: protein MTTIDLTAIDPPDLVETLDFEDIYQEKLEHFKDIYTDWSAALESDPVVKLIELATYREVRFRARVNDAARAVMLAFSTGADLEHLAALLDIGRATIDPGDADAIPPVDPTLEGDDRLKLRTQMSIERSTVAGPFGSYIALALNASADVLDVKVDRPEAGIVRLTLLSTVGDGVPDQTLIDTVTAAVTPEDVRPLNDDVLVTASSRVDFVVDADVYVGSGPGGEAVFEARRAALDKAIASARKLGTGMSLSAIYGALHPPDSGVIDVDLRSPPAHVVCTPRQFANCTSIVLNMKVDDA from the coding sequence GTGACAACCATTGATCTGACTGCGATCGATCCGCCGGATCTGGTCGAAACGCTCGACTTCGAGGACATCTATCAGGAGAAGCTCGAGCACTTCAAAGACATTTACACCGACTGGAGCGCGGCGCTCGAGTCCGATCCCGTGGTAAAACTGATCGAGCTTGCAACGTACCGCGAGGTGAGGTTCCGCGCGCGGGTGAACGACGCTGCGCGGGCAGTGATGCTGGCGTTTTCGACCGGCGCCGATCTCGAACATCTGGCTGCGCTGCTCGACATCGGGCGCGCAACCATCGATCCTGGCGACGCAGATGCAATTCCGCCTGTCGACCCGACGCTCGAGGGCGACGACCGGCTAAAACTGCGCACGCAGATGTCGATCGAGCGTTCAACTGTCGCCGGGCCCTTCGGCAGTTACATCGCGCTGGCGCTCAACGCTTCCGCCGACGTGCTGGACGTCAAGGTGGATCGTCCGGAGGCGGGCATCGTCCGGCTGACGCTCCTGTCAACGGTGGGCGATGGCGTGCCTGACCAGACGCTGATCGACACCGTGACGGCAGCTGTCACGCCCGAAGACGTCCGGCCGCTGAACGACGACGTGCTGGTGACGGCGTCGTCACGCGTTGATTTTGTCGTTGACGCGGACGTATACGTGGGCAGCGGCCCGGGTGGGGAAGCGGTTTTCGAGGCGCGTCGCGCGGCCCTCGACAAGGCGATCGCCAGCGCCCGCAAGCTGGGTACCGGCATGTCGCTATCCGCGATCTACGGTGCGCTGCATCCGCCCGATTCCGGCGTGATCGATGTCGATCTGCGATCGCCACCAGCCCACGTTGTGTGTACGCCGCGGCAGTTCGCCAACTGCACGTCGATCGTGCTCAACATGAAGGTGGACGATGCGTGA
- a CDS encoding phage tail protein I: MRDALLPANQTPLETALATVMAPRVDPEILRTLWDADRCPLAWLPWLAWALAVDGWELAESEDARRALIKGSLALHRKKGTPWAVREVIRRLGFGEVELVEGRLARRRDGSITRNGDYVHGRANAWAEYIVKLQQPVTRDQADKLKSVLERYAPARSLLASLDYSAVPIRHNGAATRNGQYNRGSAK; this comes from the coding sequence ATGCGTGACGCACTCTTGCCGGCCAACCAGACACCGCTTGAAACTGCGTTGGCGACTGTCATGGCGCCGCGTGTCGATCCCGAAATCCTGCGCACGCTATGGGACGCGGACCGATGCCCGCTCGCATGGTTGCCGTGGCTCGCGTGGGCGCTGGCGGTCGACGGCTGGGAGCTGGCCGAATCCGAGGACGCTAGGCGGGCACTGATCAAGGGCTCGCTCGCGCTGCACCGTAAGAAGGGCACGCCGTGGGCGGTGCGCGAGGTGATCCGCAGGCTCGGCTTCGGCGAGGTCGAGCTGGTCGAAGGGCGCCTCGCGCGACGCCGCGACGGGTCGATTACGCGCAATGGTGACTATGTACACGGACGCGCCAATGCGTGGGCCGAATACATCGTCAAGCTTCAGCAGCCTGTCACGCGTGACCAGGCGGACAAACTCAAGTCAGTGCTCGAGCGCTACGCACCTGCGCGTAGCCTGCTGGCGTCGCTCGACTACTCGGCTGTGCCGATCCGCCATAACGGTGCGGCAACGCGCAATGGACAATACAACAGAGGGAGTGCCAAATAA
- a CDS encoding gp53-like domain-containing protein, with protein sequence MANLVETSQWEEGVYQLETSDPVVGGPDGIDNRQAKQLANRTAYLKAQQEAHAGAADPHPQYQTPAETQVLITAAINALVAAAPGALDTLKELADALGDDPNFATTMMNALALKAPLASPVFTGTPKVPTQAVGDNSLAAASTAFVNALVAAGVQSAGKIYGVNRPNLLPNGSGEFGDYGWDATSFGATLDGNAGGSLFQNAAAINAATVQDGSPFIAVGPNVNLAVSGDVSMSTATSGRGFIKVAFYDSTKTSLGSNFASTAVNFGTGFSSVQGTGVTPASCAYVKVFKIADTNVVAPIGGVRFRRIKLELGTTSSLYSDESSIASLAALFSYTIGTNGYFKLPSGLIVQWGSAGSNASGIASLTLPVAFPNALLVANCNYLLNGTGLGSVAQMSSNSTKSTLYGNVFITTNGVAVSNGVVWFIAIGN encoded by the coding sequence ATGGCGAATCTGGTGGAAACCAGCCAATGGGAAGAAGGGGTCTATCAGTTGGAAACGTCGGACCCCGTGGTAGGTGGTCCGGACGGGATCGATAACCGGCAGGCAAAGCAGCTTGCGAACCGCACGGCGTACCTCAAGGCCCAGCAGGAAGCCCACGCCGGTGCCGCCGATCCGCATCCGCAGTATCAGACGCCGGCGGAGACGCAGGTGCTCATCACGGCCGCGATCAATGCGCTTGTTGCCGCCGCACCCGGCGCGCTCGACACGCTCAAGGAGCTGGCTGACGCGCTCGGCGATGATCCGAATTTCGCGACGACGATGATGAACGCGCTCGCGCTGAAAGCACCGCTCGCCTCACCGGTTTTCACGGGCACACCCAAGGTTCCGACGCAAGCCGTCGGTGACAATAGTCTGGCTGCTGCGTCGACAGCCTTCGTTAATGCGCTTGTCGCGGCCGGCGTGCAATCTGCCGGCAAAATATACGGTGTCAATCGACCGAATCTGCTGCCCAATGGCTCCGGCGAATTTGGCGATTACGGATGGGACGCGACCAGTTTCGGCGCCACGCTCGACGGCAACGCGGGCGGGAGCCTCTTTCAGAACGCGGCAGCTATCAACGCTGCAACCGTTCAGGATGGTTCACCGTTCATTGCTGTCGGTCCAAACGTCAATCTGGCTGTCTCTGGCGATGTGAGCATGAGCACGGCCACATCCGGTCGGGGTTTTATCAAGGTCGCTTTCTACGATTCGACCAAAACCAGTCTGGGGTCGAATTTTGCATCGACGGCCGTGAACTTCGGCACCGGCTTTTCTTCCGTTCAGGGCACGGGCGTGACACCTGCCTCATGCGCTTACGTGAAGGTTTTCAAGATTGCCGATACGAACGTTGTCGCACCGATTGGCGGCGTCAGATTCCGGCGTATCAAGCTTGAACTTGGCACGACTTCGTCGCTTTACTCCGACGAGTCGAGCATTGCGTCGCTTGCCGCACTGTTCTCCTACACGATCGGCACTAACGGCTATTTCAAGCTGCCGAGCGGTCTGATTGTCCAGTGGGGCAGTGCTGGCTCCAACGCTTCCGGTATTGCGTCGCTCACATTACCGGTTGCCTTTCCTAACGCACTGCTGGTGGCGAATTGCAACTACCTGCTCAATGGCACCGGGCTCGGTAGCGTCGCACAAATGTCCAGTAACTCCACGAAGAGCACTTTGTACGGGAACGTATTCATCACAACAAACGGCGTGGCCGTCAGTAACGGCGTCGTCTGGTTCATTGCGATTGGGAACTAA
- a CDS encoding phage tail assembly chaperone, whose product MGIKQAAYDQTGGITAFYDTEDSPAPEGITVASITDQQWHDLLDGQAQGKRMAIDATGAPALLDPLPPSRAELAAAMRAARDVALASTDWLVARHQDEKLIGNGTTLTADQFAALLKYRQALRDLADATGWPNVELPATPDFLT is encoded by the coding sequence ATGGGTATCAAGCAGGCTGCATACGATCAGACCGGCGGAATCACTGCGTTCTACGATACTGAAGACAGTCCGGCCCCCGAAGGCATCACCGTGGCCAGTATCACTGATCAACAGTGGCACGACCTGCTCGACGGTCAGGCACAAGGCAAACGCATGGCTATCGACGCTACCGGCGCACCGGCGCTGCTCGATCCGTTGCCGCCCTCGCGGGCCGAGCTGGCCGCGGCGATGCGCGCCGCGCGTGACGTGGCGCTCGCCTCAACAGACTGGCTCGTCGCCCGGCACCAGGACGAAAAACTGATCGGCAACGGCACCACGCTGACGGCCGACCAGTTCGCCGCACTCCTCAAATACCGCCAGGCACTGCGTGATCTTGCCGACGCGACCGGCTGGCCAAACGTCGAACTGCCCGCGACTCCTGATTTCCTGACGTAG
- a CDS encoding phage tail sheath subtilisin-like domain-containing protein → MGATSFFHGVTVSLVDTGPRTIAVPSSSIVGMVNTYTPSADLAAPNVPVQLTSYREAVAAFGETSAIAKAARAIYAQSSAVIVATGVAAGGEAAALTSAIIGGVSAGGARTGLQSLLDAKSKYNVQPRLLLAPGFSSTQAVATAMDSLAGKLRAIGIIDGPNTDDEAAIAYVQNFGSKRLYMVDPGATMWDTTANADVNVPASSYAAGLFCQTDANIGFWASPSNKEITDITGTKRPIEFLDGDETCRANLLNNANIATIIRDGGYRLWGNRTLSADSKWKFVTRVRTLDIVMDAVLAGHKWAVDRGITATYVKDVTEGLQAFMRDLKNKGALINFEVYADPELNTATQLEDGKVYWNIRFTDVPPAENPNFRFEVTNQWLTEVLDTNT, encoded by the coding sequence ATGGGTGCAACATCGTTTTTCCACGGCGTGACCGTGTCGCTCGTCGACACCGGGCCGCGCACCATCGCCGTGCCGAGTTCGTCGATCGTCGGCATGGTCAACACCTATACGCCCAGTGCGGATCTGGCCGCGCCGAATGTGCCGGTCCAGTTGACGAGCTACCGCGAGGCTGTAGCGGCGTTCGGCGAAACCAGCGCCATTGCGAAAGCGGCACGCGCGATCTATGCGCAGAGTAGCGCTGTGATTGTCGCAACGGGCGTGGCTGCTGGTGGTGAGGCTGCGGCGCTCACCTCGGCGATCATCGGCGGCGTCAGTGCCGGCGGTGCACGCACCGGCCTGCAATCACTGCTCGACGCGAAATCGAAATACAACGTGCAGCCGCGTCTGCTGCTGGCACCCGGGTTCTCTTCCACACAGGCGGTTGCTACGGCGATGGACTCGCTTGCTGGCAAGCTGCGTGCGATTGGCATCATCGACGGGCCGAACACCGACGACGAAGCGGCGATCGCCTACGTGCAGAACTTCGGCAGCAAGCGGCTCTATATGGTCGATCCGGGAGCCACGATGTGGGACACGACTGCCAACGCGGACGTCAATGTGCCGGCTTCGTCGTATGCGGCGGGTCTGTTCTGTCAGACCGACGCGAACATCGGTTTCTGGGCATCGCCGTCGAACAAGGAAATTACCGATATCACCGGCACGAAGCGGCCGATCGAGTTTCTCGACGGCGACGAGACCTGTCGCGCGAACCTGCTTAATAACGCCAACATCGCGACGATCATCCGCGACGGCGGGTATCGCCTGTGGGGCAACCGCACGCTGTCGGCCGATTCGAAATGGAAGTTCGTCACGCGTGTGCGCACGCTCGACATCGTGATGGATGCGGTGCTGGCCGGCCATAAATGGGCGGTCGACCGCGGCATCACTGCAACGTATGTGAAGGATGTCACCGAAGGGCTGCAGGCGTTCATGCGCGACCTGAAAAACAAGGGTGCGCTGATCAATTTCGAGGTATATGCCGATCCGGAGCTCAACACCGCGACGCAGCTCGAAGACGGCAAGGTGTACTGGAACATCCGCTTCACCGACGTGCCGCCTGCAGAAAACCCCAACTTCCGCTTCGAGGTCACCAACCAGTGGCTGACCGAAGTGCTCGATACCAATACGTAA
- a CDS encoding phage major tail tube protein → MTPETLYNFNVYSDGKGFAGRATQCTLPKLKIKTDDHRAGGMDAPVKIDLGMEALEAAFQMSTMERDVLKFFGLADATAFNGVFRGAFRDIKGGTKAVATTFRGMLSEVDGGDWKPGEKVDAKFTVSLTYYKLEIDGAVVHEIDVLGMVRVIDGVDQLSEIRKAIGM, encoded by the coding sequence GTGACTCCGGAAACACTTTATAACTTCAACGTGTACAGCGACGGCAAGGGATTTGCCGGACGGGCCACGCAGTGCACGCTACCGAAACTGAAGATCAAGACCGACGACCATCGTGCCGGCGGGATGGATGCGCCGGTGAAGATCGATCTCGGCATGGAGGCGCTCGAAGCCGCGTTCCAGATGTCGACGATGGAGCGCGACGTGCTGAAGTTCTTCGGCCTCGCCGACGCGACGGCATTCAACGGTGTGTTTCGCGGTGCGTTCCGCGACATCAAGGGCGGGACCAAGGCTGTTGCCACGACGTTTCGCGGGATGCTCTCCGAGGTCGATGGCGGCGACTGGAAGCCGGGCGAGAAGGTCGACGCCAAATTCACCGTGTCGTTGACGTATTACAAGCTGGAGATCGACGGCGCGGTCGTGCACGAGATCGACGTGCTCGGCATGGTGCGCGTCATCGACGGCGTCGACCAGCTCTCCGAGATCCGCAAGGCGATCGGTATGTGA
- a CDS encoding phage tail assembly protein — translation MDSNVDGNLASNVTGTVPGSAADRVDSVTVRLDYPVAFDGVVRDALTLRRPKVRDMRAAQKIAPGDEEGQELAIFAALAGVSPNDLEGMDLGDYHRVQDAYFRLTSAGKNQPENA, via the coding sequence ATGGACAGCAATGTGGATGGCAACCTGGCGAGCAATGTGACTGGCACTGTGCCTGGCAGTGCGGCCGATCGGGTCGACAGCGTGACGGTCAGGCTGGATTACCCGGTGGCGTTCGACGGCGTCGTACGCGACGCGCTGACACTGCGGCGCCCGAAGGTGCGCGACATGCGGGCCGCGCAGAAAATCGCGCCGGGTGACGAAGAAGGGCAGGAACTGGCGATTTTTGCGGCGCTCGCGGGCGTGTCGCCGAACGACCTGGAGGGCATGGATCTCGGTGATTATCACCGCGTCCAGGATGCCTACTTTCGCCTCACATCCGCTGGCAAGAATCAGCCAGAAAACGCTTAA
- a CDS encoding phage tail tape measure protein: MANDIALGIVIGGAVSATFGRAITETSSRIVGLRKTANETRLWQRTIGETVKLQDEFRRLHAAGDRAADGIRRKIESNLRTLRENGIEVDRLDRAYSRLGRTVRGLELKATGQERIAAGREGARGAVGDAVKFSAAVAVPATISADYQAIIRDIAIKAGIARTAQEASMGERIRRDASANGIGRNELADAVNQMVAGGMDVSRALDFAPLAAKFAIGQAATTVETAKMIQALQQNAKITDPKQMEKAFEAIAFLGKEGSFESADMARWFPVLLAEMQKLGITGQDSVTQLGAMLQVQMKTAGNADEAANNLKNWFSKIGSNETASNYKKAGVDYDAKMREAIGKGWSTLEASFVLARAYIERTDPAKAKQLADAAKSINGESDPDKRRAQIAAFEDTMKTGDLFNDMQVKAALTAYLQNADLYQKLKKDSSQASGEIAKDLADRRDASKQVWSEVGQQWNDAMRSIGDALRPVTDAVGHAAKTAGNGLTKITDAAPKATMAVAGVAAGLIAYRGAKSLFQIGRGALDIARGSILVARGGAGGAKSGGGPVGRAIEALGGAAAAAGVQRVFVVNMPGGGAGGGLGGAVGAVADELAAAGKGGSVGAAAGKAGRFARVFGAARGVLGRVMPYAGKLALAGTVLKLGLAANNAYAVATGTDTRAAKAQGFAGIAGNLAGGLLGAKVGAMIGAFGGPVGAAVGGLAGGALGAFAGEKALGAIARLAFSRNDAPQPAVAEALAKAKALERAPGADRPVAKIDQQNTFAPVFHVTFQGEPGSDAADRFLTKVSPQLQRLMKDELAKNNRSAMFDSPHL; the protein is encoded by the coding sequence TTGGCAAACGACATTGCACTCGGGATCGTGATCGGCGGCGCCGTGTCGGCGACGTTCGGCCGCGCGATCACCGAAACCAGTTCGCGGATCGTGGGTCTCCGCAAAACCGCGAATGAGACGCGGCTGTGGCAGCGCACGATTGGCGAGACGGTGAAGCTGCAGGACGAGTTTCGCCGCCTGCACGCGGCTGGCGACCGCGCGGCGGACGGTATCCGCCGCAAGATTGAATCGAACCTGCGCACGCTGCGCGAGAACGGCATCGAGGTCGACCGACTCGACCGGGCGTATTCGCGTCTGGGGCGAACGGTGCGCGGTCTCGAGCTGAAGGCAACGGGCCAGGAGCGGATCGCCGCCGGCCGGGAAGGCGCACGCGGCGCGGTTGGCGACGCCGTGAAATTCTCGGCCGCCGTCGCGGTGCCGGCGACGATCTCGGCCGATTATCAGGCCATCATCCGCGACATCGCGATCAAGGCCGGTATTGCACGCACCGCGCAGGAAGCGTCGATGGGTGAGCGCATCCGCCGTGACGCGAGCGCTAACGGTATCGGCCGCAACGAGCTCGCCGACGCGGTCAACCAGATGGTCGCGGGCGGCATGGATGTGAGCCGCGCGCTCGACTTCGCACCGCTGGCCGCGAAGTTCGCGATCGGCCAGGCGGCTACCACGGTCGAGACCGCGAAGATGATCCAGGCGCTGCAGCAGAACGCGAAGATCACCGACCCGAAGCAGATGGAAAAGGCGTTCGAGGCGATCGCGTTTCTCGGCAAGGAGGGATCGTTCGAATCGGCGGACATGGCCCGCTGGTTCCCGGTGCTGCTCGCGGAAATGCAGAAGCTCGGCATTACCGGGCAGGATTCGGTCACGCAGCTCGGCGCGATGCTGCAGGTGCAGATGAAGACGGCCGGCAACGCGGACGAAGCGGCCAACAACCTGAAAAACTGGTTTTCGAAAATCGGATCCAATGAAACCGCGAGCAACTACAAAAAGGCTGGCGTCGACTACGACGCAAAAATGCGTGAAGCGATCGGCAAGGGCTGGTCGACGCTCGAGGCTTCCTTCGTTCTCGCGCGCGCGTATATCGAGCGTACCGATCCCGCCAAGGCGAAGCAGCTCGCCGACGCCGCGAAGAGCATAAACGGCGAGTCCGATCCGGATAAGCGCCGCGCTCAGATCGCCGCGTTCGAAGACACGATGAAGACGGGTGACCTCTTCAACGACATGCAGGTGAAGGCGGCGCTCACCGCGTACCTGCAGAACGCAGACCTGTATCAGAAGCTGAAGAAGGATTCGAGCCAGGCGAGCGGCGAGATCGCGAAAGACCTGGCTGACCGGCGCGATGCCTCGAAGCAGGTCTGGAGCGAAGTCGGGCAGCAGTGGAACGATGCGATGCGCAGTATCGGCGACGCGTTGCGCCCCGTGACCGATGCGGTTGGCCACGCGGCGAAGACAGCGGGCAATGGGCTCACGAAGATCACCGACGCTGCGCCTAAAGCGACGATGGCGGTCGCGGGCGTCGCGGCCGGCCTGATCGCGTATCGCGGTGCAAAGTCACTTTTCCAGATCGGTCGCGGCGCGCTCGACATTGCGCGCGGGTCGATTCTCGTCGCGCGTGGGGGCGCAGGTGGTGCGAAGAGTGGCGGCGGTCCCGTGGGGCGCGCGATCGAGGCGCTCGGTGGCGCCGCGGCGGCGGCCGGTGTGCAGCGCGTTTTTGTCGTCAACATGCCGGGCGGCGGTGCAGGCGGCGGCCTGGGCGGCGCTGTGGGTGCTGTTGCCGATGAACTGGCTGCAGCGGGCAAGGGCGGTTCGGTGGGGGCCGCTGCTGGCAAAGCCGGGCGTTTTGCCCGCGTCTTTGGCGCCGCACGCGGCGTACTCGGTCGCGTGATGCCGTACGCCGGCAAGCTGGCTCTCGCGGGCACCGTGCTGAAACTCGGGCTGGCGGCAAACAATGCGTACGCCGTGGCGACGGGCACCGATACGCGGGCGGCGAAGGCGCAGGGTTTCGCTGGCATCGCTGGCAATCTCGCCGGGGGCCTGCTGGGCGCGAAGGTCGGTGCCATGATCGGTGCATTCGGCGGGCCGGTCGGCGCTGCGGTCGGCGGTCTCGCGGGTGGAGCGCTGGGGGCGTTCGCGGGTGAGAAGGCGCTCGGGGCGATCGCGAGACTGGCGTTTTCGCGCAACGACGCGCCGCAGCCGGCGGTGGCCGAAGCGCTCGCGAAAGCGAAGGCCCTCGAAAGGGCACCGGGTGCCGACCGGCCCGTGGCGAAGATCGACCAGCAGAACACCTTTGCGCCGGTCTTTCACGTCACGTTCCAGGGCGAGCCGGGCAGCGACGCGGCTGACCGCTTCCTCACGAAAGTGTCGCCGCAGTTGCAGCGCCTGATGAAAGACGAACTGGCGAAGAACAACCGCTCGGCGATGTTCGATAGCCCTCATCTGTAG
- a CDS encoding phage tail protein, with amino-acid sequence MDFTRQITQAATQASIATERVSSMSRVYERNRAASANTVAVLQKLATGNLTSTAELLSAAGSALSVASNLSPKVGTAVRSFNAVQSSVNSILKIATASSHPLVKSAADAVNTALKDVRTKFNAWAGIKETTSPASLATSTGAGALLSGLLGGASGATPHLMTLTSDAGDTFHFNLSTAAFDKLRRTTKYKVASQERLNRQEALQAVSQGGETITLSGVVFAASGPGAKQIDALRAIGDKMVPVQLTTGYGEVLGRWYLQGVDEEQEALMSDGAPRKQTFSLEFGRYGEDYKNL; translated from the coding sequence GTGGATTTCACAAGACAGATCACGCAGGCCGCAACGCAGGCGAGCATCGCGACCGAGCGCGTGAGCAGCATGAGTCGCGTGTATGAACGCAACCGGGCGGCGAGTGCGAACACGGTGGCGGTGCTTCAGAAGCTCGCCACTGGCAACCTGACGAGCACTGCCGAGCTGCTCTCCGCAGCGGGTAGTGCCCTGTCGGTTGCGAGCAATCTGAGTCCGAAGGTCGGCACCGCGGTGCGCAGTTTCAACGCCGTGCAGTCGTCGGTCAACAGCATCCTCAAAATCGCCACGGCGTCCAGTCATCCGCTCGTGAAGTCGGCGGCCGACGCGGTGAACACGGCGCTCAAGGACGTGCGCACGAAGTTCAACGCGTGGGCGGGTATCAAGGAGACGACGTCGCCCGCATCGCTTGCGACGTCGACGGGCGCCGGGGCGCTGTTGTCGGGTCTGCTCGGCGGTGCATCGGGCGCTACGCCTCACCTGATGACGCTCACGTCCGACGCCGGCGACACGTTCCACTTCAACCTCTCGACCGCAGCCTTCGACAAACTGCGGCGCACCACGAAATACAAGGTCGCCTCGCAGGAGCGTCTGAACCGGCAGGAGGCGCTGCAGGCGGTCAGCCAGGGCGGCGAGACCATCACGCTCTCCGGCGTTGTGTTTGCCGCCTCCGGTCCCGGAGCCAAGCAGATCGATGCACTGCGCGCGATCGGCGACAAGATGGTGCCGGTGCAGCTCACGACCGGCTACGGCGAGGTGCTCGGCCGCTGGTATCTGCAGGGCGTCGACGAAGAGCAGGAGGCACTGATGTCGGACGGCGCCCCGCGCAAACAGACCTTCAGCCTGGAGTTCGGCCGCTATGGCGAAGACTATAAGAACCTCTGA
- a CDS encoding tail protein X, with translation MAKTIRTSDGDVLDEICYAFYGSLAGVVEAVYEANAGLAARTQPFAAGIIITLPDLDVQRDESVQLWT, from the coding sequence ATGGCGAAGACTATAAGAACCTCTGACGGCGACGTGCTCGACGAGATCTGTTATGCGTTCTACGGGTCGCTCGCGGGTGTGGTCGAGGCGGTGTACGAAGCCAATGCGGGGCTTGCCGCACGCACGCAGCCGTTTGCTGCGGGAATCATCATCACGCTGCCCGATCTCGACGTGCAGCGTGATGAGTCGGTTCAGCTCTGGACATAG
- a CDS encoding phage late control D family protein: MQAIFQIVANGDDITRVIQDRVLRIRTVDKPGLESDECEIELDDRDGRIQFPPKGATLKISLGWSGKGLSFLGEYAVDEISLKGPPASVVIRGKPANMRATAKTHRYGSWESAKLADIVGDVARRNKWTAACSVDAKVPRADQFGESDLHFITRLARQHGATATVKAGKLIVMGRGAGRSASGKPLPAITLTPDLLLDYEITFPDRASFVAVRTKVHDAKTGTKIDLTIPNPDAPPGASAVHTERHAFASPEAAKAAAQARLQKLNHHTAKSTMTMTGRADFAAEKTVTLKGFKKEADGDFLIESVTNTYAGRSWETQVELNAGNKGKAKVGHEKKKGRKIHLVVPAPPH, from the coding sequence ATGCAGGCAATTTTCCAGATCGTCGCGAACGGCGATGACATCACGCGCGTGATTCAGGATCGCGTGCTGCGCATCCGGACGGTGGACAAGCCGGGCCTCGAGTCCGACGAGTGCGAGATCGAGCTCGACGATCGCGACGGCAGGATCCAGTTTCCGCCCAAGGGCGCCACGCTGAAGATATCGCTCGGCTGGAGCGGCAAGGGCCTGTCGTTCCTGGGGGAGTACGCGGTCGACGAGATCTCGCTGAAGGGGCCGCCCGCCTCCGTGGTGATCCGCGGCAAGCCCGCGAACATGCGTGCCACCGCTAAGACGCACCGGTACGGTAGCTGGGAGAGCGCGAAGCTCGCGGACATCGTCGGTGACGTGGCCCGCCGCAACAAATGGACGGCCGCATGCAGTGTCGACGCCAAGGTGCCGCGTGCCGACCAGTTCGGCGAGAGCGACCTGCATTTCATCACGCGGCTCGCGCGGCAGCATGGTGCAACGGCGACGGTGAAGGCGGGCAAGCTGATCGTGATGGGCCGTGGTGCCGGCAGGAGCGCGAGCGGCAAACCGCTGCCGGCCATCACGCTGACGCCCGATCTGCTGCTTGATTACGAGATCACGTTTCCTGATCGCGCGAGTTTCGTCGCCGTGCGCACGAAAGTGCACGACGCAAAGACCGGAACGAAGATCGACCTCACGATCCCGAATCCCGATGCGCCCCCCGGTGCATCCGCGGTGCACACCGAGCGGCATGCATTCGCGAGCCCCGAGGCGGCGAAAGCGGCTGCACAGGCCCGCTTGCAGAAGCTAAATCACCACACCGCGAAAAGCACGATGACGATGACTGGCCGGGCCGATTTCGCGGCAGAGAAGACAGTCACGCTGAAGGGCTTCAAGAAGGAGGCGGACGGGGATTTCCTGATCGAGTCTGTGACGAACACCTACGCGGGCCGTAGCTGGGAAACGCAAGTCGAGCTGAACGCCGGCAACAAGGGCAAGGCGAAGGTTGGGCACGAGAAAAAGAAGGGCAGGAAGATCCACCTCGTGGTGCCGGCGCCGCCGCACTGA